Below is a genomic region from Henckelia pumila isolate YLH828 chromosome 3, ASM3356847v2, whole genome shotgun sequence.
tgtagatactagtggacttttctatttgattgatgagcttaaatagaatcccaaaatataaatatagggttatgGTCCCCTGATCACACGACGTCTATATCGACACAGTTATTCTATTCTATTCCCATCGATAGTTAGAGAGTGTGGGAGAACTGAAAGAACTCTCAAGACAAATCGTGTTGATCTGGAAGGCCAAACCATGCAGATCTACATCGGTATCAATTATTATGAATCAAGGTACGCTTCCGCTTCAGTTTACAGTTTTAATCTTGATGATTTAGCATGATGATTCTTACTTTAAGTTTATAGGAAATTTTTCCTAACACTAACATCTTCGTGAATAATAAACGAGCTGATCTTGAGCTCTAACTTGTGAATAGGGTCATGAGTCTATAAATGAGCATGTTCGCGAGTCGAAAATCATTAAGTTCGAACTTGACTCGATAAAATTGTCGAGTTCGAGCTCGCTAGTGGCTTTGTAATTCAAACATGCTTTTTACTTCAAATATATAGCTCGCAAGCGGCTTGGTTCGTTTAGATTCATATTTAAATCTAcattatttatcaatcaatcatattttaaaaaatccaaCCATATTAAATATTGCATATACCTCAAATACAACACTTGTCTTGAATGACACTCACCTACTATATATTTCAAAGCAACATACCTAAAAATAGTACTTCTAATTAAACATGTCCTATATTGCACAACATCAATCAATTTGGTGCTTTGTAAGAAACATGATGATTgtaagaaaattcaaaattaatgtTATTCTCTTGGTGGTATAAAAAGACCTAATAGTTGAACATTGATGTCCATATAATTTTTCTATACACGCCCCTCTAATTAAAGTTAAACATGTCCTATATTGCACAACCATCAATCAATTTGGTGCTTTAAGATACTTGAATCCCACACATGACTCAAAGCAATCTACCCCATCCCTGAACATATTCATCATTTTAAACAACTCAGTGATCTTCTCTTTTGTGCTTCTCCCACAGCCAACTTGTAGCACAACCAGCAGTTTCTGAAAGGCTCCAAGTTTCATAGCCTCAACCACACCATTGTAGCTTCCACTTTCTCCCGAGAATAACTTATGCAGAATCGAAATAGATAAATCTGTCGCGGCATCCGATACATGTAAGATCTTCTTTACGAGCAATGGAATGGTTAGCGCGTTGTCGTAAGCTGTTACCTTCCCTTCTTTCGTGTGGCACATGCGGTCCAAAACCGCTAGCCCCTTGTCACAAACGCTTCTATCGCCATCGACAAGAAGTTCAAGGATCAAAGGAATCAGCCCCATTTGAATAAACTTGGATATGATTAGGCCACCAGTGGTCTTTTTAAGTACCATCATGTGGTGAATAAGCACAAGGCATGCCTCCGTAGCTTTCGGGCAAATGGGGACTTCCAAAATATGGAACAACTTTTCTTCGATGCCATCGATTTGCTCCAGGCGATCGACGTAATCTCGATCTTCACGAACAAGCTCTTGCAACACGGAAACCGCGTTTCGCCTCGTGAGAAGATCCCCGTCGTTCAAATACAATGCCATGCAATGCAGAGAATTGGTAGATTTCAACTTGGAAAGGGATTCTTGAGTTAGTGGAGGTGCCCATGCCAATGCAGACAAGATTTCTTTGAGCAAGTTCTCGTGTATATCGACTGAAAAACGAGTGAAATACTCGAAACAATCCGCCAACGCCGAGCCAAACCCGTTTTCCGCAATGCATCGCTTGTTTCTTTCGCTTTCTTTGGCCAAGATCGTGATCTTAACCACCAATTCGACGCACTTTTTCGCATCTCCACGTCGCGTTGCAGCTACCATTCTCGAGCAATTATCGAGTACCTGCGGTCGAGAGATCGGAATTCTAGGTGTTGGAATCCTCTCAACTCCATGAGACTTATTCTTAACACACCAGTCTTGAATCAGTTTCCTTAATGTGTGATTTGGGATTTGCTCCAAATCTCCCAAGACTTGGTTGGTCACGGGGCACCTCACGTTCCCGGTATCGATCCATTTCTCGATGCTATCGCGATCGTATGTAATCCCCGTGGACAATGTGACCGGATCTTTCATCAAGTCAAGCGATATGGGGCACCGGAAAAGGGTAGGAAT
It encodes:
- the LOC140891867 gene encoding U-box domain-containing protein 21-like produces the protein MILSGRRRSGAVSVKKSEVSKGLLEFTIPTLFRCPISLDLMKDPVTLSTGITYDRDSIEKWIDTGNVRCPVTNQVLGDLEQIPNHTLRKLIQDWCVKNKSHGVERIPTPRIPISRPQVLDNCSRMVAATRRGDAKKCVELVVKITILAKESERNKRCIAENGFGSALADCFEYFTRFSVDIHENLLKEILSALAWAPPLTQESLSKLKSTNSLHCMALYLNDGDLLTRRNAVSVLQELVREDRDYVDRLEQIDGIEEKLFHILEVPICPKATEACLVLIHHMMVLKKTTGGLIISKFIQMGLIPLILELLVDGDRSVCDKGLAVLDRMCHTKEGKVTAYDNALTIPLLVKKILHVSDAATDLSISILHKLFSGESGSYNGVVEAMKLGAFQKLLVVLQVGCGRSTKEKITELFKMMNMFRDGVDCFESCVGFKYLKAPN